In Musa acuminata AAA Group cultivar baxijiao chromosome BXJ3-11, Cavendish_Baxijiao_AAA, whole genome shotgun sequence, one DNA window encodes the following:
- the LOC103970295 gene encoding RING-H2 finger protein ATL7-like — protein sequence MLGSGLNLVTTVIGFGMSATFIVFVCTRLLCRCIRSTDSRATPLDLELRSEVYQSEHTISGLEPVLVAAIPTMKYKCEAFSSGEDAQCSICLGEYKEKEVLRVMPSCHHNFHLVCIDVWLQKQTTCPICRLPLNESLEANHAASSLHEDQTEGNHEVSGDQYNRWSLPSGQRSERIENYDEIHQSESMAIEVP from the exons ATGTTGGGGTCGGGGTTGAACCTGGTGACCACGGTGATCGGGTTCGGGATGAGTGCCACCTTCATCGTGTTCGTGTGTACCCGCCTCCTCTGCCGCTGCATCCGCTCCACCGACTCCCGCGCTACCCCGTTGGACCTCGAGCTCCGCTCCGAGGTTTACCAG TCAGAGCACACAATCAGTGGCTTGGAGCCTGTTCTTGTTGCTGCTATTCCTACAATGAAGTACAAGTGTGAAGCTTTTTCTTCCGGAGAAGATGCCCA GTGCTCAATTTGCTTAGGTGAATACAAGGAGAAAGAGGTTCTGCGTGTGATGCCATCTTGTCATCATAACTTCCATCTAGTTTGTATAGATGTCTGGCTGCAGAAACAAACTACTTGTCCAATTTGTCGATTGCCACTAAATGAGTCTCTTGAGGCAAACCATGCTGCATCCTCCTTACATGAAGACCAAACCGAGGGCAACCATGAGGTTTCTGGTGATCAGTACAACCGATGGTCACTTCCCAGCGGACAACGTTCAGAACGCATTGAGAATTACGATGAGATCCATCAATCTGAATCCATGGCAATTGAAGTTCCATAG
- the LOC135652652 gene encoding protein DETOXIFICATION 49-like: MCKAAPCQCDHHHDPQGLLTAPFVVAEKQPAKSQSEVAPAVPVGTRKPLRSASLAFVELSSTLSLALPMALTGLLLYCRSMVSMLFLGRLGDLALAGGSLAIGFANITGYSVLSGLAMGMEPICGQAVGARRHHLVGLALHRTVLLLLAASVPIALLWYYIRPLLLFVGQQPDLAAAASSYLHACLPDLIFLSFLHPLRIYLRTQSITLPLTLCAGLAVVFHLPINYLLVSVLHLGVRGVALASVWFNFNVVLFLIVYICFSGIHRSTGGLSFSSECFKEWRSLLHLAVPSCISVCLEWWWYEIMIILCGLLLNPEATVASMGILIQTTSLIYIFPSSLSFGVSTRVSNELGANSPDRAQRAATVGLSCSFVLGLLAFGFAFSVRHMWARMFTGDPAIFELTASVLPILGMCEFGNCPQTTGCGVLRGTARPKLGANINLGSFYVVGMPVAVGLAFWTLLDFKGLWLGLLSAQATCVVLMLVVIQRTDWDSQAKRAQQLTGATIDEADKEALPKTINATEGDEADTLVVRVKIEQ, translated from the coding sequence ATGTGCAAGGCTGCGCCATGCCAATGCGACCACCACCACGATCCCCAGGGGCTCCTCACCGCCCCCTTCGTCGTGGCTGAGAAGCAGCCGGCCAAGAGCCAATCGGAGGTGGCGCCGGCAGTACCCGTCGGGACGCGGAAGCCTCTCCGTTCGGCGTCCTTGGCGTTTGTAGAGTTATCTTCCACACTGAGCCTCGCGCTGCCCATGGCCTTAACCGGTCTTCTTCTCTATTGTCGTTCCATGGTTTCCATGCTCTTCCTCGGCCGGCTCGGCGACCTCGCCCTCGCCGGTGGCTCCCTCGCCATCGGTTTCGCCAACATCACTGGCTACTCGGTCCTCTCTGGTCTGGCCATGGGCATGGAGCCCATCTGCGGCCAGGCCGTCGGTGCGCGCCGACACCACCTCGTTGGCCTCGCCCTCCACCGAACCGTTCTCCTTCTCCTCGCTGCCTCCGTCCCCATCGCCCTCCTATGGTACTACATCCGCCCTCTGCTCCTCTTCGTCGGTCAACAACCGGATCTTGCCGCCGCCGCAAGCTCTTACCTCCACGCCTGCCTTCCTGATCTCATCTTCCTGTCGTTTCTTCACCCTCTCCGCATTTACCTCAGGACCCAATCTATCACGCTCCCGTTGACTCTGTGTGCCGGGCTAGCCGTCGTCTTCCACCTTCCCATCAACTACCTCTTGGTCTCAGTTCTCCACCTTGGCGTACGCGGCGTGGCCTTGGCCTCTGTTTGGTTTAACTTCAACGTCGTACTATTCCTTATCGTTTACATCTGCTTCTCCGGCATCCACCGCAGCACCGGTGGACTAAGCTTCAGTTCCGAGTGCTTCAAAGAATGGAGGTCGCTTCTGCATCTCGCCGTCCCAAGCTGCATCTCGGTGTGCTTGGAGTGGTGGTGGTACGAGATCATGATCATTCTATGTGGCCTTCTCTTAAACCCGGAGGCCACTGTTGCTTCCATGGGCATCCTGATCCAGACCACCTCGCTCATCTACATCTTCCCATCGTCGCTGAGCTTTGGCGTATCGACTCGCGTCAGCAACGAGCTCGGCGCGAACAGCCCTGACCGTGCCCAACGAGCTGCCACCGTCGGACTGTCTTGTAGCTTCGTGCTCGGCCTCCTCGCCTTCGGGTTCGCTTTCTCGGTGCGCCACATGTGGGCGAGGATGTTCACCGGCGACCCAGCCATCTTCGAGCTCACCGCGTCGGTGTTACCGATCCTCGGCATGTGCGAGTTCGGAAACTGCCCGCAGACCACCGGGTGCGGGGTGCTGAGAGGAACCGCCCGGCCGAAGCTCGGCGCCAACATAAACTTGGGCTCATTCTACGTCGTGGGCATGCCGGTGGCCGTCGGACTCGCTTTCTGGACGCTACTGGACTTCAAGGGCCTCTGGCTCGGGCTGCTTTCGGCGCAGGCGACCTGCGTCGTGCTAATGCTGGTCGTCATCCAGAGGACCGATTGGGACTCCCAGGCCAAGCGGGCGCAGCAGCTCACCGGAGCAACCATCGACGAGGCTGACAAAGAAGCATTGCCAAAGACCATCAATGCAACAGAAGGAGACGAGGCCGATACTTTGGTTGTCCGTGTAAAGATTGAGCAATGA
- the LOC135652722 gene encoding uncharacterized protein LOC135652722 — MGGSMEDLVKRFHDLEVSQANLRDQLQWMLGEGSEGHGHGMRRREDGDADADPFLPGHFAHGPYRSVLQHVGHALHIFRPHTGEIIFWNQSAENLYGWLEDEALGKRVGDLLMNEEKIPYLGKIMDRLHRGQSWSGQLAFVKKSGEMFMAMVTKSPLYEDDDFVGVITVSSDAALLDENCSEMLRGNQDQAHGPARTCKRVRWRRPPPIASSVSNLASKVFSRNRACGDNELDESCQVGDESGKKEL, encoded by the exons ATGGGTGGCTCCATGGAGGACTTGGTGAAGAGGTTCCATGACCTGGAGGTGAGCCAGGCGAACCTGCGGGATCAGCTGCAGTGGATGCTTGGGGAAGGAAGTGAAGGTCATGGCCATGGCATGCGACGAAGGGAAGATGGCGATGCCGATGCCGATCCGTTTCTTCCTGGCCACTTCGCCCACGGTCCCTACCGCAGCGTCCTCCAACACGTCGGCCACGCCCTGCACATCTTTCGCCCCCACACTGGCGAAATCATCTTCTG GAATCAATCAGCGGAAAATTTATATGGATGGTTGGAGGATGAAGCCCTCGGCAAAAGGGTCGGAGATTTGCTGATGAACGAAGAAAAAATTCCATACCTGGGAAAGATCATGGACCGACTGCACCGAGGCCAGTCATGGTCGGGTCAGCTTGCCTTCGTGAAGAAGTCAGGCGAGATGTTCATGGCGATGGTGACCAAGAGCCCACTGTACGAAGACGACGATTTCGTCGGCGTAATCACCGTCTCAAGCGACGCCGCGTTGCTCGACGAAAACTGCTCGGAGATGCTGCGTGGAAACCAAGATCAAGCTCATGGTCCGGCAAGAACGTGCAAGCGAGTCCGGTGGCGGCGGCCGCCTCCCATCGCGTCGTCCGTCTCCAATCTG GCCTCGAAGGTCTTCTCGCGGAACCGCGCGTGCGGTGACAATGAGCTCGACGAGAGTTGCCAAGTTGGCGATGAGAGCGGAAAGAAGGAATTGTAA
- the LOC135652155 gene encoding COP9 signalosome complex subunit 1-like — translation MDEGVVVGAPMGHEAMCSNGGAVDEPRRPPTSRAGKGAAGGELMDVEAYAALYTGRTKVARLLFIAERCGNEAMQLEALRMAHDEIKKGEDSHLHREVTAKIGGRLGPRYALDQSWADTVDRRAEVRKEKLENELNGYKTNLIKESIRMGYNDLADFFYDHGQLGDALKNYVRTRDYCTTSKHLIHMCLSVILVSIELGQFMHVSNYASKAEQTPEQLDLVTHSKLRCAAGLAYLETKKYKLAARKFLETGPELGNNYTDMIAPQDVAIYGGLCALASFDRTELKNKVIDNINFRNFLELVPEVRELINDFYASRYASCLEYLEKLKPNLLLDIHLHDHVETLYTEIRHKAIIQYTHPFISVDLHMMAGAFKTNVAGLEKELKALITDNQIQARIDSHNKILYARHADQRNATFQRALQTGVEFERDVRAVLVRANLIKQESILKAAKKP, via the exons ATGGACGAGGGCGTCGTCGTCGGGGCACCGATGGGCCACGAGGCGATGTGCTCCAACGGCGGCGCCGTGGACGAACCACGCCGGCCGCCGACTTCCAGGGCGGGCAAGGGGGCCGCGGGCGGCGAGCTGATGGACGTGGAGGCCTATGCCGCGCTATACACCGGCCGGACCAAGGTGGCCCGGCTGCTCTTCATCGCGGAGCGGTGTGGCAACGAGGCCATGCAGCTGGAGGCCCTCCGCATGGCCCACGACGAGATCAAGAAAGGGGAGGACTCCCACCTCCACCGTGAGGTAACGGCCAAGATCGGCGGCAGGCTCGGCCCGCGCTATGCCCTCGATCAGTCCTGGGCGGACACCGTCGATCGCCGCGCCGAGGTCCGGAAGGAGAAGCTCGAGAACGAACTCAATGGCTACAAG ACTAATTTGATCAAAGAAAGCATCAGAATGGGGTACAATGATTTAGCagattttttctatgatcatggcCAACTTGGTGATGCCTTGAAGAATTATGTTCGTACTCGGGACTATTGCACTACCTCAAAACACTTAATCCACATGTGTTTGAGTGTTATTCTTGTCAGCATTGAATTGGGCCAATTCATGCATGTCTCCAATTATGCCAGTAAAGCAGAGCAAACACCAGAACAACTGGACCTTGTAACCCATTCAAAATTGCGATGTGCTGCAGGGTTGGCTTACTTGGaaacaaaaaaatataagctTGCAGCTCGGAAG TTTTTGGAAACAGGGCCTGAACTAGGCAATAACTATACAGACATGATAGCACCACAAGATGTTGCTATATACGGTGGACTTTGTGCACTTGCTTCTTTTGATCGAACAGAGCTGAAG AACAAAGTCATTGACAACATTAACTTCAGAAATTTTTTAGAGTTGGTGCCTGAAGTCAGAGAACTTATTAATGATTTCTATGCAAG CCGCTATGCCTCATGCCTGGAGTACCTTGAGAAGCTCAAACCAAAtttattattggatatccatttgCATGATCATGTTGAAACACTTTACACTGAGATTCGTCACAAAGCCATTATTCAATATACACATCCATTCATTTCTGTTGATCTGCACATGATGGCCGGTGCCTTCAAAACTAATGTTGCTGGGTTAGAGAAAGAACTCAAAGCCTTGATTACTGATAACCAAATTCAA GCTCGAATAGATTCCCATAACAAAATTCTCTATGCAAGGCATGCTGATCAAAGAAATGCCACCTTCCAGCGTGCCCTACAAACTGGCGTCGAGTTTGAGAGAGATGTAAGGGCCGTGTTGGTCAGAGCCAATCTGATCAAACAAGAAAGCATCCTAAAGGCAGCAAAGAAACCATGA
- the LOC135652168 gene encoding ethylene-responsive transcription factor ERF024-like, whose protein sequence is MADQPSHVHHYRHVRYSLVGSSGRPGSRPPPPRDLIQSCPYVHGGSSTGPPMGTGGEVAPRRSSYRGIRQRSGKWVSEIREPGKASRIWLGTYATAEMAAVAYDVAAHALRGADAVLNFPDEIATRPVPASGSPTAIRSAAAEAATALLLRGTGIAAAADDDDAVPQRPSEGQYIDEDEIFDMPQLLVNMAEGMLMSPPRLSPSGPDDLPEVYEGESLWRWSYP, encoded by the coding sequence ATGGCGGACCAACCTTCGCACGTGCATCATTATCGCCACGTGAGATATTCGCTCGTGGGAAGCAGCGGCCGACCCGGCTCGCGGCCCCCACCGCCTCGGGACCTGATACAGTCGTGTCCTTATGTCCATGGAGGGAGTTCCACAGGCCCGCCCATGGGAACCGGCGGAGAGGTCGCGCCGCGGCGCTCCAGCTACCGCGGCATCAGGCAGCGGAGCGGTAAGTGGGTGTCGGAGATTCGGGAGCCGGGGAAGGCTAGCCGCATATGGCTGGGCACGTACGCCACCGCGGAGATGGCGGCCGTGGCCTACGACGTAGCCGCCCACGCGCTGCGCGGCGCCGACGCGGTGCTCAACTTCCCCGACGAGATCGCGACGCGTCCCGTACCGGCGTCGGGCTCCCCAACCGCCATCCGCTCGGCTGCCGCCGAGGCGGCCACCGCCCTACTGCTGCGGGGCACCGgaatcgccgccgccgccgacgacGACGATGCCGTCCCGCAGCGGCCGTCGGAAGGGCAGTACATCGACGAGGATGAAATCTTCGACATGCCGCAACTGCTGGTGAACATGGCGGAGGGGATGCTTATGAGCCCGCCGAGGCTGAGCCCGAGCGGACCCGATGACCTGCCGGAGGTGTACGAAGGCGAGAGCCTGTGGAGGTGGAGCTATCCGTGA
- the LOC135652935 gene encoding dehydration-responsive element-binding protein 1G-like, protein MENFSSDSTNSSLARRSAASDEDMSYATVSSAPPKRRAGRTKFRETRHPVYKGVRRRNGDKWVCEVREPNKKSRIWLGTFPTAEMAARAHDVAAMALRGRSACLNFADSPLRLPVPESSSPADIRRAAALAAETFLPHPDPDAPEPMQDQNTTSSETAGASAEACDPFLVEDGLNFGMQGYLDMAEGLLIDPPPPLPTNDDDDESDGNVSLWSYSI, encoded by the coding sequence ATGGAGAACTTTAGCAGCGACTCGACGAATTCGTCGTTGGCCCGGAGGTCGGCGGCGTCGGACGAGGATATGTCGTACGCGACGGTGTCGTCGGCGCCGCCCAAGCGGCGAGCCGGGCGCACCAAGTTCCGGGAGACGCGGCACCCCGTGTACAAGGGCGTCCGGCGGCGCAACGGGGACAAGTGGGTGTGCGAGGTCCGGGAGCCCAACAAGAAGTCGAGGATCTGGCTGGGCACCTTCCCCACCGCCGAGATGGCCGCCCGCGCTCACGACGTGGCCGCCATGGCCCTGCGCGGCCGCTCCGCCTGCCTCAACTTCGCCGACTCCCCGTTGCGGCTCCCCGTGCCGGAGTCGTCCAGTCCCGCCGACATCCGCAGGGCGGCGGCCCTCGCGGCCGAGACCTTCCTGCCGCACCCTGACCCGGACGCTCCCGAGCCAATGCAGGACCAGAATACAACGTCGTCCGAGACCGCGGGGGCGTCGGCGGAAGCCTGTGATCCATTCTTAGTGGAAGACGGTCTCAACTTCGGAATGCAAGGGTACCTGGACATGGCGGAGGGGTTGTTGATCGAtccgccaccgccgctgccgacGAACGATGACGACGACGAGAGCGACGGCAACGTGTCTTTGTGGAGCTATTCCATCTGA